A genome region from Brachyspira sp. SAP_772 includes the following:
- a CDS encoding HisA/HisF-related TIM barrel protein produces RIAKAVVDAGAKLLEPNHPAVVLARGYKGINNMHNAEKVRHELPLEKMLEVVSGVRNVVGDDIYITVGVPGGFTEVMPIILEDSDFQKISLAGADGLHTHKSSIEDLKELVEKAHKYGLLVDAYIGQPTDLHTFGIPAKTPDDVKNVAKEMEKIGVDFIGLMTGMSYEGVKAGEIHPEIEERLKALVSAVKVPTLAEGGINITNYKAFKNTGVNILVIGTAIDNVVCNAAANVVKDFLTK; encoded by the coding sequence AGAATTGCTAAGGCTGTAGTAGATGCAGGTGCTAAATTATTAGAGCCAAACCACCCTGCTGTTGTATTAGCTAGAGGATATAAAGGTATCAACAATATGCATAATGCTGAAAAAGTAAGACATGAGCTTCCTTTAGAAAAGATGCTTGAGGTTGTATCTGGGGTAAGAAATGTAGTTGGAGATGATATATATATTACAGTTGGTGTTCCTGGCGGATTTACTGAAGTTATGCCTATAATATTGGAAGATAGTGATTTTCAGAAAATATCTTTAGCAGGGGCTGATGGATTACATACTCATAAATCATCTATTGAAGATTTAAAAGAATTAGTAGAAAAAGCTCATAAATAYGGTTTATTAGTGGATGCATATATTGGACAGCCTACTGATTTACATACATTCGGTATACCGGCTAAAACTCCTGATGATGTAAAAAATGTTGCTAAAGAAATGGAAAAAATTGGKGTTGATTTTATCGGCTTAATGACTGGAATGAGTTATGAAGGCGTTAAAGCAGGAGAAATACACCCTGAAATAGAAGAAAGATTAAAAGCTTTAGTTTCTGCTGTTAAAGTACCTACATTAGCTGAAGGCGGAATTAATATAACTAATTATAAAGCTTTCAAAAATACAGGTGTAAATATACTTGTAATAGGAACAGCAATAGATAATGTRGTATGTAATGCCGCTGCAAATGTAGTTAAAGATTTTTTAACTAAATAA